The Candidatus Rokuibacteriota bacterium DNA window CACCGGGCCTTTGCGGCCCGCTGGGCCGGCATCCGCCGAGCGCAGCCGATCCGCGGCCATGCCTCGCGGGCGAGGCTGTCAAGCCAAAAGTGCAGACGGCGTCCCGCCCCACGCGCTCTGGTTGCTGATGCCGCGCCATCGGGGGCGACGGATAAGCGGCGGGAGGAACCGTGAGCGTGCTCGCGGGGCCGCCCGTCCGCTCCAGCCGCGCCCGCTTACGGCCGTCGGCTGCAGCCGGTTGTTCGCCGGGTCACTCACCGCGGAACGGGCGTGAGGCTGAACACGCGCGCGTGGCGGGCTGCCGCTTGAATGTCTCCACTCCGCAGGGCCTCACGAACGGCATCGAGCTTGCGCGCGTCATCCAGCGAGAGATACGGCGACCAACCGTCGCCCGCTTCGATCAACTCCACATCCACCTCTGCCGCGTACGGGCCCTCGCGGACCAACGTGGTATGGCGTCTCCTGTTCATCGCCTCCTCCGAAGGAAATCGTCGGCCCAGCGAGCCGGATCAGGCCGATAGGCAGTGACCACCACTGCCGCCGACGTCTGCCCTCTCGGGATCCCCGGACGACGTGGATCGGGCCGCCGCTGCGATCCCTGGAACTTCGGAGCCCGGCGACGCCGAGCCTCACGCCGCCCTTCCCGGCGACGACGTCTTCGTAGCCGTCTTTGCACTCGACGTCCAGGAGGTCCACCCCGCGACGAATTGCCTCTGCAGCGAGGCGTTCAACGATGCTCTCGTGGCTGGGGCGCATCGCCCTATGTTCTCCAGGCGTCAGCCGTCGAGCCGCCATGCCGCTTCCTCGAAGCGCCGCCGCCACTTCACGCTCAGCTTCTTGTCATCAGCCAGGGCGTTGAGGGCATCGCGCGCGAGGGGCGCGGGAAGCCCCACGAGCGCTCGTAGCACCTCGTTCAGGTACGTCCGAGTCGCTGGCGACGATCGGACGCGACAGAACTCGGCCTTCAGCGCACCAGCCGCTGCCTCCGATGGAAAGAACGAGACGGCGCGCACCAGGACGGTCATACGCGTCAAGTCGCCTCGATGAACCTGCATGAGCCCGAGGAGGAAGACGCCCGCCTCCTCTCGCTCCCTGGCCATCGTCCCGAGGAGGTTCCACGCGTCGCCGGCGCGGCCCACATCAAGGCTCATGGCCTGGCGTAGGATCGGTTCGATCGGCCACGTCCTGAGATCGAGCTCCGGCACCGTTCGTGTTCGTCTCATCGCCTCGTCGCTTCGTGTCCCCTGAGTCTGACGCGGCGGTTCAGCCGCCCCAGCGAGCGGAGCGAGCGGTGCTCGGCTGCAACCGGAAGCTAGCGGTCAACACGTCGCTGCCAGATCCGCGGATCTCTCTTCGCGTGTATGCACGCCACGACGTGGGTACCCGTAGTGGTCGAGACGAAGTATGCGACGTACGGGAAGCGCCGGATGCGCGCCCGCCGAGCGCTCTTGTAGATCTGCTGGAAGCTTTCGGGACTGCGCCGAATCTGCTCGAAACACACATCCACCGCCCGAAGAAACTCCGCCCCCAGGCCGATGGCGCGTAGCTCATACCACAGCGCCGCCTGCTCGATGTCGGCTTCGGCTGCTGGCCGGACGATGAAGCGTGGCGCGTCACTCGCCACGTTTCAGGCGCCCGTACAGACGGGCCCGGACCACCTCCCAGGGTTCTCCGGCATCGGGATGCTGCTCGAGATCTTCCAGCCGCCGATCCAGCTCCGCCTTCTGAGCATCGGTGAGGGAAATGTCGGCGGATTCGGGGATGCTCTCCCAGAGGTCCTCGGCCAGTTGGATGCGCTCGGCGACCGACAGCTTGCTGAAGTCGAACTCTACGTCTCGCATACCGGCAGTGTCTCCCTCAGGGGTCTGTGTCCGCAAGCCCTTTCGATGTACCGCTAACGGGGGCGGCGGATGACCAGCGGGGGGAACCGCGAGCTTGCTCGTGGGGCCGCCCGTCCGCTCCAGCCGCATGATGGGCGGCGCGAAGCGACGCCCGCCAGGCGGATGTCAATCCGCCGCCCCCGATGGCGCGGCGGGAAGCGTCCGCGCCATCGTTCAGGCTGAGCGGCCGGTGTCGAGCCGGTCCGCTCCAGCCTGTTGTTGGGCGGCTACAAGTACGTTGGCGGGAGCACGCGAGTTCCACGCTGGCTCGGCAAAGTACTCGTCGACCGCCGGACTCCAGTCGCTCGGATATCGCGGAAACCGCGCCAACCCATGGAGCAGATCCGTCTTGAACACGGCCAACCCATGTTCCTGCACGTAGTGCACATGCCGCATGTCTTCTGGCTGTGCAGTGGTCGGATTCACCGGCCGTGTCCTGAAATAGCCATGGCGGGCAACGAACACACCATGTAGATGAGTCGGCGGGCCAAGGCGGCGGGACACATCCGCCATCCTCTGCGCGAACGCGTCGGCATCGCTGGCAACCGTACCCGCTGGCGCAAAAGCGACGACGAAACCGCGGATGGGGACCCATGTTCTCTGCTGCCGGACTGACCCGACCACGGTACCAGGGACTTGGGCGTGATACCGACGGTCGACCATGCGGCGAAGCTCCCGATTCTGCTCCAGGCAATGCTCGATCGAATCATCGGACGGAGCTTCGGCCGAGTCGGACGAACTGCGGAGACTCGCCTTGACCTCGACGTACCCGTGAACAGCCTCGAGAGGAAACACGTCGCAGGCGGTCAGGCGTGCCAAGGGGCCGCTCCGCACGGCATCATAGATGATGATGTCGAGCTGGGGCGACAGCTTGACAGTTCCATCAGCGTGATGGGCGATGAACCCAGTCGACAGGCCATACTCAGCCGGAAGGAACTCCCGCAACAACAGAATCACGGCCTGCGCCAGCGCGCGCCCTTTCTCGCCTCTGTGGCTAATGGTTGCCCGAACAGCCTCGAGTTTCGCACCGAGGGCGGCCTCTTCGAGCCGGGCCAACGTGCTGAAGTCCGGGGTCTCCATCCTCATAGTCACTCAGTCTCGATCGCCTCTACTGTCCGTCCAACGGGGGCGGCGGATGAGCGGCGGGAGGAACCGCGAGCTTGCTCGCGGGGCCGCCCGTCCGCTCCAGCCGCATGATGGGCGGCGCGAAGCGACGCCCGGCATGCGGATGTCAATCCGCCGCCCCCGATGGCGCGGCGCGAAGCGTCCGCGCCATCGTGAGTTCGGTGGAACCAGCGAGAAACGGTGACGCAGCGCGCGCTGCAGTATAGAGGCCCGAGGGAGTTGCAGCCTGAGAGGAGGATCGGCGTGGAACGGCGGCACGTTGCGGCAGCCCGTCGCCCGGAGGGCGTCGTTGCTCTGCGGAACCGTCGAGTCGGGCCCGAAGGGGCGCAGCGCCGGCCGACAGTCAGGCAGGCCATGGGCCGAAAATCCGGTCGACCGTCCGGATGCTGTCTGCGATCAGGACGCTGGCCCGCTCCGCCACGATGTGGACACTATAAGTCCTCGTCGCGGCGGGTGCAAGGACGGGCCCGACTCGATACGGAGATGACGCTGCGCGCCGCTCGAATGTGACGCTTACGCGGTCGCCGATGGCGCGGGCGCTACGGATCGACTGCAGGGCCCCGCGCGGTCCCCTCCCCTGGCGTGCCGCGCGTCAGGGCCTCGAGCGCCCGCACCACCACCGACAGGTCCTCGGCGCCGTGGCCGCCGGCGCTGGCCGCCGCGTAGAGGCGCTCGGCCACGTCCGTCAGCGGCACCGGCGCGCCCACCGCGGCCGCCGCGTCCTGGATGAGGTGCAGGTCCTTCATGAACAGCTCGAGCTTCATCTGGGCCGGGAAGTCGCGCCGGATGATGAGCGGGCCACGCACCTCGAGCATGCGGGAGGAGGCGGCGCCACCCGTCAGGATCTCGAACACCACGTCGGGGGCGAGGCCCGCGCGCTCCATCATGAGCAACGCCTCGGCAGCGGCCAGGGTGTTGACGGCCACCAGCAGGTTGGCGGCGAGCTTCACCACCATGGCCTGGCCGGCGGCGCCCACGTACACGCTGCGCAAGACCGTCTCGAGCACCGGCCGCCAGCGGTCGAATACCGCGCGCTCCCCGCCCAGGAGGCAGAGGCCCTCGCCGCGCTCCACCATGGCGCTGGTGCCGCTGATCGGCGCGTCGAGAAACGAGAGACCCCGGCCGGCCGTCTCGCGGGCCAGGCGCTCGGTGAGCGCGGGCGAGATCGTGCTCATCTGGATCACCGTCTGCCCGGAGGGCGCCGAGGAGAGGATCCCCGCCGGGCCGAGGATCGCCTCCTCCACGGTGCTGAGCGAGGGCAGCAGCGTGCACACTGCCTCCGAGGCCCGCGCGACCTCGGCGACCGAGCCCGCCCCCCGCCCGCCGAGCGCGGCGAGCGCCTCCACGCGCTCGGGGACGACGTCGTAGCCGACCACCGCGTGGCCCCCCGCCCGCAGGCGGGAGGCCACGGCGTGGCCGAGGAGACCGAGGCCGACCAGGCCGACGGTCGCCATCAGCCGATCAGCAGGACTTGCACGGCGGGTAGTCGCGGGAGTAGACGGGGTTCTTCAGGTACTCCTCCGCCTTGTAGGTCCAGAACTGCGACACCTTCGGGAAGGTGTGGATCACCGTGTTCTGGAGCCGCCCGCCGACCTTCTCGACCTTGCGGACGTAGATGTTCTGGATGGGATTACCGTAGTCGTCGAAGCGCATGGGGCCGCGGGGCGCGTCCGAGAGGTCCACGCGCCGGAGCGCCGCCAGGAACTTGTCCACGCTCTCGATGTCGCCGCCCGTGGCCCCGAGCGCGGCCTTGAGCGCCACGCCGGCGACATAGGTGCCCTCGGAGTAATAGGACGGGATCTGCTTGTACTTGGCCTCGTAGGCCTGGGCGAACTTCCGGTTGCCGGGCGTGGCCAGCGCGGCCGAGTAGTGGAGCGCGGTGACGATGCCGAGGGCCTCGTCGCCCATGCTGCGCAGCACATGCTCGTCGGTGAAGGTGCCGCCGCCGATCAGGGGCAGCCGCTGCTTGAGCCCCGCCTCGGCGTACTGCTTGGCGAAGCGGAGGGCGTCGGCGCCCGAGAACACCGCGTAGACCGCGTCCACGTCCCGCTTGAGCTGGGCCAGGTAGGGCCCGAAGTCGGCCGTGCCGAGCGGCGGCCAGAGCTTCTGCACCACCTGCCCGCCCGCCTCCTCGAAGCTCCTGTGGAAGCCCGCCGCCACCTCCCAGCCGAAGGCGAAGTCGTAGCCGATCATCGCGATCTTCTTGTACTTGAGGTTGTCGTACACCCACTTGCCGAAGGGATGGGAGGGCTGGGCGCTGGACCACCCCACCCGCACGATATAGGGACTGCGCTTGCGCTGGGTGATGTCCTCGCCGGACACGATGGGGTAGATCGCCGGCACTTTCTTCCCGTCGATGTAGGGCGCCACGGCGTAGCCCACCGCGGCGCTGAGCGGCCCGGTGACGAGATGCACGCCCTGCCCCTCGACGAGCGAGCGCGCCTTGGTCAGCCCGGTGGCGGGCTTCCCCTCGTCGTCCTCGATGATGAGCTTGATCTCGCGTCCTGCCAGCCGGTACTTCTGCTCCTCGAAGAAGAGCTCGAGGCCGTTGATCATGTCCTTGCCGTTGGCGGCGAGGGGCCCGGTCTGCGGGACGAGCAGCCCCACCTTGATGGGCCCCTTCTGGGCCCAGCTCGCCGCGGGCGCCAGCAGCAGCACACCGGCCACGAGCAGTGCGGCGATTCCCAGCATCCTTCGCATGTCGGTCTCCTTTCGCGCCGCGTCCCGCCAGGACGCGCGGCGCCGGTGAACTACAGCCCCAGGTAGCGGGACTTGACCTCCTCGTCGGCCCAGAGCGCCGCGGGCGTCCCCGAGTGGACGATGCGGCCCCGGCTCAGCACGTGGACGTGGTCGGCGATCTTGACGGCGAACGGGAGGCTCTGCTCGACCAGGAGGATGGAGAGCCCCTGCGCCTTGAGCTCGGTCAGGGCCCGGCCCACCTCGCGCACGAGGAGCGGCGCCAGCCCCTCGGTGGGCTCGTCCATCAGCAAGAGCGTCGGGTTGGTCATGAGGGCCCGGCCGATGGCGAGCATCTGCTGCTCGCCGCCGGAGAGCTTGTTCCCGCGGTGGGACAGCCGCTCGGCCAGCCGCGGGAAGAGACCGAACACCCGCTCGACGGTCCAGCCCCCGCCCGCGCGGGCCCGGGCCGCCACGGTCAGATTCTCGAGCACGGTCAGCGACGGGAAGATCCGCCGGCCCTGGGGCACCAGCGCCATGCCCATGGCCACGATCCGGTCCGAGCCGAGCCGCGTGACCTCGGCGCCGGCGAACCTCACGCGCCCCGAGCGGGGCGGCGTGAAGCCGATGACGGAGCGGATCAGCGTGGTCTTGCCCATGCCATTGCGTCCGAGGAGGGCCACGACCTGGCCCCGGGCCACGCCGAGCGAGACACCCTGGAGGATGTGGCTGTCCGCGTAATAGGTGTGGATGTCCTGGACCTCGAGCATCAGTCGGTCCCCAGGTAGATCTGGGCCACCAGGGGATCGGCTCTCACGGCCTCGCGGGTCCCGTCGGCCACGACCCGCCCATTGTGCAGCACCATCACCCGGTCGGCCAGCCCGAAGGCCACGTCCATGTCGTGCTCGATGATGAGGATGGTCATGGCGGGATCGAGGCCCCGGAGCAGCGCGCTCATCATCTGCGACTCGGCCGGCGACAGCCCCGCCGTGGGCTCGTCGAGGAGCAGGAGCCGCGGCCGGCCCGCCAGCGCGAGAGCCACCTCGAGCTGCCGCTGCTCGCCGTGGGAGAGATTCCTGACCGTCTCCGCCTCCTTGCCGGCCAGGCCCACGGAGTCGAGGACGGCGCGGGCACGCGCATGCAGGCGCCGGTAGGAGCGGAGCGGCCGGTGGAAGACGAGCTTCGTCGGCTCGAGGGCCTGGGCCGCCAGCAGCATGTTCTCCAGCACGCTCAGGCGCGGGAAGAGCGCCGTGATCTGGAAGGTGCGGGCCAGGCCCAGGGCCGCCCGCCGGAACGCCGGCAGGCGCGTGACGTCCCGGCCGAAGAGCGTGATGCGCCCGCCGGAGGGCGTCAGATCCCCGCTGATGAGGTTGAAGAGCGTGGTCTTCCCCGCGCCGTTGGGACCGATGATGGCGCGCCGCTCCCCCGGGCGAACCGAGAGGTCCACGCCGCCGACGGCCTCGAGCCCGCCGAAGACCTTCGTGAGGGCCGACAGGGCAAGGGCCTCTGCCTGGCTCATGTCGCGCGCGCGCCCGGCGGCCGCCAGCGCCGCAGCGCCGCCCAGCCGCGGAGCGCCCCCCACCCGCGGAGCGCGCCGATGATGCCGCCGGGGGCGAAGAGGATCACGCAGATATAGACGCCGCCCAGGATGAGCAGCCACCGCTTGGTGTAGAGGCTGACGAAGTTCTTGAGGAAGACGATGAGCCCGGCGCCGAGCGCCGGCCCCACCAGCGTCCCCGACCCGCCGAGGGCGACCATCAGGAGCGCCTCGACGGAGGTGACGAGCTGCACCTCCACGGGACTCACGAAGCCGTTGTAGTAGGCCCAGAGGACGCCGGCCAGCCCTCCGAAGGCCGCTGCCAGGACGAAGGCCAGGTACTTGTGGAGCCACACGTTGTAGCCGAGGCTCCGCATCCGCGCCTCGCTCTCGCGGATCCCCATGAGGCTCATGCCGAAGGGCGAGCGGACGACGAGGACGAGGCAGGCCGCCGCTCCGGCGAAGAAGGCGAGGGTCAGGTAGTAGAAGGCCGCGTCGCCGGCGAAGGACCAGGGGCCCAGCGTGGGCCGCTCGAGCCCCGAGATGCCGTTGTCTCCCTTGGTCACCGACACCCAGCGGAAGGCCAGCCCCCAGACCACCATGCCGAGGGCCAGCGTGATCATGAGGAAATAGGTGCCGGTGGCGCGAATGGCCAGCGGCGCGAAGAGAGCGCCGGCGACCGCGGCCGCCGCCAGCGCCGCCACGAGGCAGGTCCAGAACCCCGCCCGGTACTCCGTGGCCAGGAGGGCCACCGTGTAGGCGGCCGTCCCGAAGTACGCGGCGTGCCCCAGCGACGGCAAGCCCGTGTAGCCGAGCAGGATGTCGAGGCTCATGGCGAAGATGGCGTAGATGAGCGCCTGGGTGAGCAGCGTCAGCGCATAGGCGGAGAGGAATGGAGGCGCCGCGGCCAGGAGCACCGCGGCCGCCGCGAGCCCCACCGCCCCCCGGCCGCCCCGCCGCGACGGGCCCGCCATCACGCGCGGCCGAAGAGGCCCGTGGGCTTGAGGGCGAGGATCACGGCCATGGGGGCGAAGAGCGTGAAGTACGACAGCTCGGGGAAGAGGGCCTTGCCGAAGTTGTCGAGGAGCCCCACGAGGAGGCTGCCGACGATTGCGCCCTGGAGGCTGCCGAGCCCGCCCACGATCACCACGACGAAGGCATAGGGCAGGATCTCGAAGTCCGAGCCGGGGTAGACGCCGATGAACGCGCCGCCCACCACCCCGCCGAGGGCGGCGAGGAAGGCACCCAGGCCGAACACCCCCATGGAGACCCCGGCCACGTTGATGCCGACGCCGCGGGCCATCTCCTCGTCGTCCACGGCGGCGCGGATGATGGCACCGGCGCGCGTCCGCTCGAGGAAGAGCCAGAGCGCCACCGCGATGGCCACGGCCACGGCGATCACGAAGAGGCGGTAGATGGGAAAGACCAGCGCGCCGGCGCGCAGCGAGCCCACGAGCCAGGCCGGCGCGGGGAGGGAGTACGGGTCACCTCCCCAGATGAGGAGTGCCAGGTCCTGGAAGATGAGGGCGAACCCCATGGTCATGAGCACCTGGCCCAGCACCTGCCCGTGCAGCCGCTGCAGGAAGAGCCGCTCCATGGCCACGCCCACCAGCGCGATGGCCAGCCCACCGGCGAGCAGCGCCAGGGGAAAGCTGCCGGTGCGCCACACGGTGCTGAGCCCCACGTAGCCGCCGAGGAGGAAGTAGGAACCATGGGCCAGGTTGACGATCCGCATGACGCCGAAGATCAGCGACAGCCCGCTGGCCAGGAGGAAGAGCAGCGCGCCGTAGGAGAGGCCATTGAACGACTGGATGACCCAGAACTCCATCAGGGGCTCAGCCGTAGATCTCCGGGTTGTGGAGGTTCGGGGGCCGGCGGCCCTCGATGACCGCCGCCACGTTGTCGGCGACGATGCCGGCGATGCACTCGCGGGTGTCGCGGGCCGCGCTGCCGAGGTGCGGCGTGAGCACGACGTTGGGCAGCGCCACGAGCCCCGGCTCCACGCGCGGCTCGTGCTCGAAGACGTCGAGCGCCGCGCCCGCGATCTGCTTCCGCTCGAGGGCGGCCACCAGCGCCGCCTCGTCCACGATGGGGCCGCGGGCGGTGTTCACGAGGTAGGCCGAGGGGCGCATCCGCGCGAGCTCGGGGGCGCCGATCAGGTGGACGGTCTCGGGCGCCAGCGCGACGTGAATGGACACGAAGTCCGACTCCGCGAGCAGCGCGTCCAGGGAGCGGAACTCCGCGCCCAGGGCGGCTTCCCGCTGCGGCGCGAGCCGCTGCCGCTTGGTGTAGAGGACGCGCATGCCGAAGCCGTGCG harbors:
- a CDS encoding type II toxin-antitoxin system RelE/ParE family toxin translates to MASDAPRFIVRPAAEADIEQAALWYELRAIGLGAEFLRAVDVCFEQIRRSPESFQQIYKSARRARIRRFPYVAYFVSTTTGTHVVACIHAKRDPRIWQRRVDR
- a CDS encoding addiction module protein, producing the protein MRDVEFDFSKLSVAERIQLAEDLWESIPESADISLTDAQKAELDRRLEDLEQHPDAGEPWEVVRARLYGRLKRGE
- a CDS encoding NAD(P)-dependent oxidoreductase encodes the protein MATVGLVGLGLLGHAVASRLRAGGHAVVGYDVVPERVEALAALGGRGAGSVAEVARASEAVCTLLPSLSTVEEAILGPAGILSSAPSGQTVIQMSTISPALTERLARETAGRGLSFLDAPISGTSAMVERGEGLCLLGGERAVFDRWRPVLETVLRSVYVGAAGQAMVVKLAANLLVAVNTLAAAEALLMMERAGLAPDVVFEILTGGAASSRMLEVRGPLIIRRDFPAQMKLELFMKDLHLIQDAAAAVGAPVPLTDVAERLYAAASAGGHGAEDLSVVVRALEALTRGTPGEGTARGPAVDP
- a CDS encoding ABC transporter substrate-binding protein is translated as MRRMLGIAALLVAGVLLLAPAASWAQKGPIKVGLLVPQTGPLAANGKDMINGLELFFEEQKYRLAGREIKLIIEDDEGKPATGLTKARSLVEGQGVHLVTGPLSAAVGYAVAPYIDGKKVPAIYPIVSGEDITQRKRSPYIVRVGWSSAQPSHPFGKWVYDNLKYKKIAMIGYDFAFGWEVAAGFHRSFEEAGGQVVQKLWPPLGTADFGPYLAQLKRDVDAVYAVFSGADALRFAKQYAEAGLKQRLPLIGGGTFTDEHVLRSMGDEALGIVTALHYSAALATPGNRKFAQAYEAKYKQIPSYYSEGTYVAGVALKAALGATGGDIESVDKFLAALRRVDLSDAPRGPMRFDDYGNPIQNIYVRKVEKVGGRLQNTVIHTFPKVSQFWTYKAEEYLKNPVYSRDYPPCKSC
- a CDS encoding ABC transporter ATP-binding protein: MLEVQDIHTYYADSHILQGVSLGVARGQVVALLGRNGMGKTTLIRSVIGFTPPRSGRVRFAGAEVTRLGSDRIVAMGMALVPQGRRIFPSLTVLENLTVAARARAGGGWTVERVFGLFPRLAERLSHRGNKLSGGEQQMLAIGRALMTNPTLLLMDEPTEGLAPLLVREVGRALTELKAQGLSILLVEQSLPFAVKIADHVHVLSRGRIVHSGTPAALWADEEVKSRYLGL
- a CDS encoding ABC transporter ATP-binding protein, with product MSQAEALALSALTKVFGGLEAVGGVDLSVRPGERRAIIGPNGAGKTTLFNLISGDLTPSGGRITLFGRDVTRLPAFRRAALGLARTFQITALFPRLSVLENMLLAAQALEPTKLVFHRPLRSYRRLHARARAVLDSVGLAGKEAETVRNLSHGEQRQLEVALALAGRPRLLLLDEPTAGLSPAESQMMSALLRGLDPAMTILIIEHDMDVAFGLADRVMVLHNGRVVADGTREAVRADPLVAQIYLGTD
- a CDS encoding branched-chain amino acid ABC transporter permease; amino-acid sequence: MAGPSRRGGRGAVGLAAAAVLLAAAPPFLSAYALTLLTQALIYAIFAMSLDILLGYTGLPSLGHAAYFGTAAYTVALLATEYRAGFWTCLVAALAAAAVAGALFAPLAIRATGTYFLMITLALGMVVWGLAFRWVSVTKGDNGISGLERPTLGPWSFAGDAAFYYLTLAFFAGAAACLVLVVRSPFGMSLMGIRESEARMRSLGYNVWLHKYLAFVLAAAFGGLAGVLWAYYNGFVSPVEVQLVTSVEALLMVALGGSGTLVGPALGAGLIVFLKNFVSLYTKRWLLILGGVYICVILFAPGGIIGALRGWGALRGWAALRRWRPPGARAT
- a CDS encoding branched-chain amino acid ABC transporter permease translates to MEFWVIQSFNGLSYGALLFLLASGLSLIFGVMRIVNLAHGSYFLLGGYVGLSTVWRTGSFPLALLAGGLAIALVGVAMERLFLQRLHGQVLGQVLMTMGFALIFQDLALLIWGGDPYSLPAPAWLVGSLRAGALVFPIYRLFVIAVAVAIAVALWLFLERTRAGAIIRAAVDDEEMARGVGINVAGVSMGVFGLGAFLAALGGVVGGAFIGVYPGSDFEILPYAFVVVIVGGLGSLQGAIVGSLLVGLLDNFGKALFPELSYFTLFAPMAVILALKPTGLFGRA